The following are encoded together in the Acidaminococcales bacterium genome:
- the mce gene encoding methylmalonyl-CoA epimerase, translating into MSFKVLCIDHIGIGVKNLDATKKLYQDTFGIQPLPEDEIVAPQKVKVSFFPLGPAGELEFLESTEPDGPIGKFMADKGETAIQHVALRVDDIGAALADLEAKGVRLIDKKPRYGAAGSAIAFLHPKSTPGILVEICERKPHKYKFDPVTKDLIE; encoded by the coding sequence ATGAGTTTTAAAGTATTGTGCATTGACCACATCGGCATCGGAGTGAAAAACCTTGACGCCACGAAGAAGCTTTACCAGGACACTTTCGGCATACAGCCGCTGCCGGAGGACGAAATTGTCGCCCCGCAGAAAGTAAAAGTCAGCTTTTTCCCGCTCGGCCCGGCCGGCGAGCTGGAATTTTTGGAATCAACCGAGCCGGACGGCCCGATCGGCAAATTTATGGCTGACAAAGGCGAAACCGCCATACAGCACGTCGCGCTCCGCGTCGACGACATCGGCGCGGCGCTTGCCGATCTGGAAGCCAAAGGCGTGCGCCTGATCGACAAAAAGCCCCGTTACGGCGCGGCCGGTTCCGCCATCGCTTTCCTGCACCCGAAATCGACCCCCGGCATACTTGTGGAGATTTGCGAGCGCAAACCGCACAAATATAAATTCGACCCCGTGACCAAAGATCTCATTGAATAA
- the meaB gene encoding methylmalonyl Co-A mutase-associated GTPase MeaB, whose amino-acid sequence MDIVKGVLGRSRLAAAKGITAVENEYPEATGIMQALYPHTGRAYILGITGPPGAGKSTLTDKLAKEYRKRGKSVGIIAVDPTSPYSGGAILGDRIRMMDIAMDEGVFIRSMATRGSLGGLSQKTADAVKVLDAFGCDIIIIETVGVGQSEVDIVKTADTTMVVLVPGLGDDIQAIKAGILEIGDLFTINKADREGVEKLHIEIEMMLELSGSKGWRPPINRTVASESEGVLEVIDSIEAHAKYLKESNELKARRAESIKTELLAMIAERIRRHINKTVTETRDFEKTIVRLQQREIDPYSIADDILDKILK is encoded by the coding sequence ATGGATATTGTTAAAGGCGTACTGGGTAGATCACGATTGGCGGCGGCCAAAGGCATAACCGCCGTTGAAAATGAATATCCGGAAGCGACGGGTATAATGCAAGCCCTCTATCCGCATACCGGCCGGGCATATATACTCGGAATAACCGGGCCGCCCGGCGCCGGGAAAAGCACATTGACAGATAAACTGGCCAAAGAATACCGCAAACGCGGCAAATCGGTAGGCATTATTGCGGTTGATCCTACAAGCCCGTATTCTGGCGGCGCTATCTTGGGCGATCGCATCAGAATGATGGACATAGCTATGGACGAGGGCGTATTTATCCGCAGCATGGCTACCCGCGGCAGCCTCGGCGGCCTGTCGCAAAAGACGGCGGATGCCGTGAAAGTTTTGGACGCTTTCGGCTGCGACATTATCATAATCGAAACGGTTGGCGTTGGGCAATCGGAAGTCGACATTGTAAAAACAGCCGACACGACCATGGTGGTCCTTGTCCCTGGCCTGGGTGACGACATACAGGCGATAAAAGCGGGCATTCTCGAGATAGGCGATCTTTTCACCATCAACAAGGCCGATCGCGAAGGCGTGGAGAAACTGCATATTGAGATTGAGATGATGCTGGAACTTAGCGGCAGCAAAGGCTGGAGGCCTCCGATCAACCGCACCGTCGCCAGCGAGAGCGAGGGCGTGCTGGAGGTCATTGACTCCATAGAGGCGCACGCCAAGTATCTCAAAGAATCAAATGAGTTAAAGGCGCGCCGGGCGGAGAGCATAAAGACGGAACTTCTGGCCATGATCGCCGAGCGCATAAGGCGGCACATCAACAAGACGGTTACGGAAACGCGTGATTTTGAAAAGACCATCGTCCGCCTGCAGCAACGGGAAATAGACCCTTATTCCATCGCCGACGATATACTTGACAAAATTCTTAAATAA